Proteins encoded together in one Candidatus Nitrosocaldus cavascurensis window:
- a CDS encoding succinate dehydrogenase/fumarate reductase flavoprotein subunit, with translation MVEVIDHDVIIVGSGLAGLRAAIEAARTSKDISIAVISKVQVMRSHSVSAEGGTAAVLYPEEGDNLESHIYDTIKGSDYLADQDAVERFVSIIPQEVYQLEHWGMPWSRREDGRIAQRWFGGYNYPRATFAQDKVGFYEMQTLYDTALKYDNIHFYNEWFVTSILHENHTFKGFTAIEIASGNFTAFKGRAGIIATGGAGRIYSFATYALSSTPDGIDLAYRAGLALKDMEFVQFHPTGIIPSGILITEGARGEGGYLINKDGERFMKKYAPNKLELASRDVVSRAIITEINEGRGYRDEDTGMDYVLLDLRHLGEEKIKERLAGIREIAIKFAGVDPIDEPIPIRPVCHYMMGGIHVDIDGKTEMEGLYSAGEAACVSINGANRLGANSTAECLVWGRITGELAAKHALRLISSRSADNSIPKDAIASEEKRIYDGIFHGSGDENPYEIREALTKVMDEHAYVFRTGESLAEGIRKVRALREKAWRHVDDKAKEYNTNFIHVLELDSMLRVCEVVLVGAYRRLESRGAHARLDYPKRDDINFLKHTLAYYGEDGPQITYLPVRITRYQPAERKY, from the coding sequence TTGGTAGAGGTAATAGATCACGATGTTATAATAGTGGGCTCAGGGTTGGCAGGGCTTAGGGCAGCGATAGAGGCAGCAAGGACTAGTAAGGATATAAGCATAGCAGTGATCTCAAAGGTGCAGGTCATGCGCTCCCATTCTGTCTCAGCAGAAGGGGGCACAGCAGCAGTACTCTACCCTGAGGAGGGCGATAACCTAGAATCCCATATATATGATACTATAAAGGGGAGCGATTACCTTGCAGATCAGGATGCGGTTGAGAGGTTCGTTAGCATAATACCACAAGAGGTATACCAGTTGGAGCACTGGGGGATGCCATGGTCTAGGAGGGAGGATGGTAGGATAGCACAGAGGTGGTTTGGAGGCTACAACTACCCTAGGGCAACGTTTGCTCAGGATAAGGTTGGGTTCTACGAGATGCAGACCTTGTATGATACAGCATTGAAGTATGATAACATACACTTCTACAACGAATGGTTCGTAACCTCCATCCTGCATGAGAACCATACATTCAAGGGCTTCACAGCCATAGAGATTGCAAGTGGGAACTTTACAGCATTCAAAGGTAGAGCAGGGATAATAGCAACTGGAGGTGCAGGGAGGATATACTCCTTTGCTACCTATGCACTATCATCAACACCCGATGGGATAGATCTAGCATATAGGGCAGGGCTAGCGTTGAAGGATATGGAGTTTGTTCAGTTCCATCCTACTGGGATAATACCCTCTGGCATACTAATAACTGAGGGGGCAAGGGGGGAGGGGGGCTACCTTATAAACAAGGATGGTGAGAGGTTCATGAAGAAGTATGCCCCAAACAAGCTTGAATTAGCAAGTAGGGATGTTGTCTCAAGGGCAATAATAACTGAGATAAATGAGGGTAGAGGTTACAGGGATGAGGATACTGGTATGGACTATGTGCTACTAGATCTAAGGCACCTAGGGGAGGAGAAGATAAAGGAGAGGTTGGCAGGGATAAGGGAGATAGCCATCAAATTTGCTGGTGTAGACCCAATAGATGAGCCTATACCTATAAGGCCAGTATGCCACTACATGATGGGAGGGATACATGTTGATATAGATGGGAAGACTGAGATGGAAGGGTTGTACTCAGCAGGGGAGGCAGCATGTGTAAGCATAAATGGTGCAAATAGGCTAGGGGCAAACTCAACTGCTGAGTGTCTTGTATGGGGCAGGATAACAGGAGAGTTGGCAGCAAAGCATGCTCTTAGGTTGATAAGCAGTAGGAGTGCTGATAACAGCATACCAAAGGATGCTATTGCAAGTGAGGAGAAGAGGATATACGATGGCATCTTCCACGGCTCTGGTGATGAGAATCCATATGAGATAAGGGAGGCATTAACCAAGGTTATGGATGAGCATGCATATGTGTTTAGAACTGGAGAGTCCCTAGCAGAGGGTATAAGGAAGGTTAGAGCATTAAGGGAGAAGGCATGGAGGCATGTTGATGACAAGGCTAAGGAGTACAATACTAACTTCATACACGTTCTAGAGTTAGATTCCATGCTAAGGGTGTGTGAGGTTGTCCTTGTTGGTGCATATAGAAGGCTAGAGTCTAGGGGTGCACATGCAAGGCTTGATTATCCAAAGAGGGATGATATTAACTTCCTCAAGCATACACTAGCCTACTATGGTGAGGATGGGCCTCAGATAACATATCTGCCTGTAAGGATAACTAGGTATCAACCTGCAGAGAGGAAGTACTAG
- a CDS encoding SLC13 family permease, whose product MTAIYALLTFLLVYGLIAVRRVGRFSIPVWIPMLIGALVMLATQTISIEQAYKAVKMDVIIFLLGMFMIVAVLERAGIIQHITVSILKRTRSMDRLLFFILVVMGTLSAFLMNDTIALVATPILVGMSRFGINPKPLLIVLAFAVTIGSAMTPIGNPQNFLISVESGMKAPMLEFIKYLALPTITNYIVTYYLLRWYYRNNLKDMSVNITLYNDDHDPSKSIIYEPRMAKISIFVVSAVILGFFMVSIARAIGLEPMLDMSHIALVGGLFMLAYSRDRVAILKHMNWGIIVLFITMFVFMDALSKAGIIAMIADMLSPLQLDSDASEPTSPSTILAIVSTSTFLSQFMSNVPFVAFYLNVMHEQGFSSDDIKAWVTLAGASTLAGNLTILGAASNLIILEAARKDGFTFLEFFKIGSLVTLANMLILLTFLLVIP is encoded by the coding sequence ATGACTGCAATATATGCACTGTTAACATTTCTACTTGTCTATGGGTTGATAGCAGTAAGGAGGGTAGGAAGGTTCAGCATCCCTGTATGGATACCAATGCTAATAGGTGCTCTAGTGATGCTTGCCACACAGACCATAAGCATAGAGCAGGCTTATAAAGCAGTTAAGATGGATGTTATAATCTTCCTTCTGGGCATGTTCATGATCGTAGCAGTGCTTGAGAGGGCAGGGATTATACAGCATATAACTGTAAGCATACTCAAGCGTACAAGGAGCATGGATAGGCTATTGTTCTTCATCCTTGTTGTTATGGGCACCCTCTCAGCCTTCCTTATGAATGATACAATAGCATTGGTTGCAACCCCTATACTAGTGGGTATGTCAAGGTTTGGCATAAATCCTAAACCACTTCTCATTGTATTGGCATTTGCTGTAACTATAGGGAGTGCAATGACACCTATAGGAAATCCCCAGAACTTCCTAATATCCGTTGAGAGTGGTATGAAGGCTCCTATGCTAGAGTTTATTAAGTATCTAGCATTACCTACCATAACAAACTACATTGTAACGTACTATCTGCTAAGATGGTATTACAGGAATAATCTTAAGGATATGAGTGTTAATATCACTCTTTATAATGATGATCATGATCCATCGAAGAGCATAATTTATGAGCCTAGGATGGCAAAGATCAGCATCTTTGTAGTCTCTGCTGTGATACTTGGATTCTTCATGGTAAGTATAGCAAGAGCAATAGGTCTTGAACCTATGCTTGATATGAGTCATATAGCATTGGTTGGAGGACTGTTCATGCTGGCATACTCAAGGGATAGGGTTGCTATACTTAAGCATATGAACTGGGGCATAATAGTGCTCTTCATTACTATGTTTGTATTCATGGATGCACTTTCAAAGGCAGGTATAATAGCAATGATCGCAGACATGCTCTCCCCCCTCCAGCTTGATAGTGATGCTAGTGAACCAACAAGCCCATCAACCATACTTGCCATAGTATCTACAAGCACATTCCTGAGCCAGTTCATGAGCAATGTACCCTTTGTAGCATTCTACCTGAACGTTATGCATGAGCAGGGCTTCTCAAGCGATGATATCAAGGCATGGGTTACGCTTGCTGGCGCAAGTACTCTTGCAGGGAACCTTACCATACTTGGAGCAGCAAGTAACCTCATCATACTTGAAGCAGCAAGGAAGGATGGGTTCACATTCTTAGAGTTCTTCAAGATAGGCTCCCTTGTAACTCTAGCAAACATGCTTATCCTACTAACATTCCTCCTAGTGATACCTTGA
- a CDS encoding peroxiredoxin family protein: protein MVARIGEKAPNLKVSKWVQGLPTNIDRERDHVVLVEVFQVNCPGCFLYGLPTAIEIYRKYSKDGVRVLGLATAFEDFDKNTLENLELLVSTGRVIGETYRVLMQHGMLNPDGTLPYKIPFPIAMDMLVKNNGHVTDEMVIKYIEERIPDFHMYGDARRLLLIKRVREYLESKEYTPLTFEEYALQGTPSSIVIDRDGILRYVSFGYDEGLDNVIESLL, encoded by the coding sequence ATGGTTGCAAGGATAGGTGAGAAGGCACCAAACCTAAAGGTAAGCAAGTGGGTACAAGGCTTGCCAACTAACATAGATCGGGAAAGGGATCATGTAGTACTTGTTGAGGTATTCCAGGTAAACTGCCCAGGTTGCTTCCTCTATGGCCTACCAACTGCAATAGAGATATACAGGAAGTACAGCAAGGATGGGGTTAGGGTTCTAGGTTTAGCAACTGCATTTGAGGACTTCGATAAGAACACATTGGAGAACCTTGAACTGCTGGTAAGTACTGGCAGGGTTATAGGTGAGACGTACAGGGTGCTTATGCAACATGGGATGCTTAACCCTGATGGTACACTACCCTACAAGATACCATTCCCAATAGCAATGGATATGCTTGTAAAGAATAACGGTCATGTTACAGATGAGATGGTTATAAAATACATAGAGGAGAGGATACCAGACTTCCATATGTATGGGGATGCTAGAAGGTTGCTTCTTATAAAGAGGGTAAGGGAGTATCTAGAAAGCAAGGAGTATACACCATTAACATTTGAAGAGTATGCCTTACAAGGTACTCCATCCTCCATAGTGATAGATAGAGATGGTATTCTAAGGTATGTAAGCTTTGGTTATGATGAGGGTCTTGATAATGTTATAGAGAGTCTACTGTAG
- a CDS encoding bifunctional acetate--CoA ligase family protein/GNAT family N-acetyltransferase, with translation MVSDLSAFFSPRSIAVIGASDEEGTVGWRLMKNLMEYKGNVYPVNIRKDEVLGVKAYRSVEDIPESVDLAVIATPAPTVPGIVEQCGRAGVKNLIIISAGFREVGEEGRALEAKIIEARDRYALNIIGPNCLGIIRPSSNLNATFLSRTPKPGNVAFISQSGALGSAIVDWAVNENIGFSAFISVGSMLDVDFGDLIEYLGKDPETKSILLYIEGISDAKRFMSAARHFSRTKPIIVVKAGKFAESARAVQSHTGSLAGEDVVYDAAFKRAGVIRVDEISELFNCAEALAKQPLPNGPRLAIITNAGGPAIMATDALIASGGRLAELDPNTIEELNRVLPKHWSKGNPIDLIGDADASRYRRALELCLKDSNVDGILVVYTPTMIDSVEIARTVVDVCKDSTNSSSNSNSSSDNSRYGSSSKPVLTSFMFQHEANRILNENGIPTYDTPEQAVKTFIHMYQYKHRLEMLYQTPEALIDFMPPKRPLLTMINNAIAEKRRILDEVESKEFISYYNIPVVRTLIARSEDEAVALASSIGYPVVLKIYSKDITHKSDVGGVMLNLNDEHEVREAYNRMMQNVRAKMPDARIDGVTVQPMVKMKGVEVILGARYDPIFGPVILFGMGGVGVELFKDFAVGLPPLNQVLARMLMEETRVHRLLKGYRDIPAADMRALEQLLVSFSQMLIDFPEIEEVDINPLLVHGKNIIALDARIVVDEARASARAKAKAGKDHDPYRHLIISPYPKRYERLWTLKDGRIVLLRPIKPEDEPLWLDMFRHLSQESVYQRFFTVIKDTPHEQIVRYCNIDYAREMSIVAELSEGSMRRIIGVASLVIDGRRSRDGYREGEIAVIVADPWQGLGLGTKLVDYILEIAEDMNVKVVNAVMLANNARIIDLMKRMGFRLEALDEDTLVGRLELG, from the coding sequence ATGGTTAGTGATCTCTCAGCCTTCTTTAGTCCAAGGAGCATAGCTGTGATAGGGGCTAGCGATGAGGAAGGTACTGTAGGCTGGAGGCTCATGAAGAATCTAATGGAGTATAAGGGTAATGTGTACCCAGTGAATATAAGGAAGGATGAGGTGCTAGGTGTAAAGGCTTACAGGAGTGTAGAGGATATACCAGAGAGTGTTGATCTTGCAGTTATAGCAACACCAGCACCAACAGTGCCAGGGATAGTTGAGCAGTGTGGTAGAGCAGGTGTGAAGAACCTCATCATAATCTCTGCAGGGTTCAGGGAGGTTGGTGAAGAAGGCAGGGCATTGGAAGCAAAGATAATAGAGGCTAGGGATAGGTATGCTCTAAACATAATAGGACCAAACTGCCTTGGCATAATAAGGCCTAGCAGTAACCTTAACGCAACATTCCTAAGCAGGACACCAAAGCCAGGGAACGTTGCCTTCATCTCCCAGAGTGGTGCTCTTGGTTCAGCGATAGTAGACTGGGCTGTGAATGAGAATATAGGGTTTAGTGCATTCATCTCAGTAGGCTCAATGCTAGATGTTGACTTTGGAGACCTCATAGAGTATCTAGGCAAGGATCCAGAGACGAAGAGCATCCTCCTCTACATTGAAGGGATAAGTGATGCAAAGAGGTTCATGAGTGCTGCAAGGCACTTCTCCAGAACAAAGCCTATAATAGTTGTTAAGGCAGGCAAGTTTGCAGAGAGCGCTAGAGCAGTACAATCACATACAGGCTCCCTTGCTGGTGAGGATGTTGTTTATGATGCAGCATTCAAGAGGGCTGGGGTAATAAGGGTTGATGAGATATCTGAGCTATTCAACTGTGCTGAGGCATTAGCAAAGCAGCCATTGCCTAATGGGCCAAGGCTAGCAATAATAACAAATGCTGGAGGACCAGCGATAATGGCTACAGATGCACTCATAGCAAGTGGAGGAAGGTTAGCAGAGTTGGACCCTAACACCATAGAAGAACTTAACAGAGTACTCCCAAAGCATTGGAGTAAGGGTAACCCTATAGATCTAATAGGGGATGCAGATGCATCAAGGTATAGAAGAGCATTAGAACTATGCTTGAAGGATAGCAACGTTGATGGTATCCTTGTAGTATACACACCAACCATGATAGACTCTGTAGAGATAGCAAGGACAGTGGTTGATGTATGCAAGGATAGCACTAACAGTAGTAGTAACAGTAACAGTAGTAGCGATAATAGCAGGTATGGTAGTAGTAGCAAGCCAGTCCTTACATCCTTCATGTTCCAGCATGAAGCAAACAGGATACTCAACGAGAATGGCATCCCTACATACGATACACCAGAGCAGGCTGTTAAGACATTCATCCACATGTACCAGTACAAGCATAGGCTTGAGATGCTCTATCAGACACCTGAAGCACTAATAGACTTCATGCCACCAAAGAGACCACTACTAACTATGATAAACAATGCTATAGCAGAGAAGAGGAGAATACTGGATGAGGTTGAGTCTAAGGAGTTCATCTCATACTACAACATACCTGTTGTAAGAACTTTAATTGCAAGGAGTGAGGATGAGGCAGTAGCGCTAGCATCAAGCATAGGCTACCCTGTAGTACTCAAGATATACTCCAAGGATATAACACATAAGAGCGACGTGGGGGGAGTAATGCTTAACCTTAACGATGAGCATGAGGTTAGGGAAGCATACAATAGGATGATGCAGAATGTGAGGGCTAAGATGCCAGATGCTAGGATAGATGGTGTTACAGTACAACCTATGGTAAAGATGAAGGGTGTAGAGGTTATACTTGGGGCAAGGTATGATCCAATATTTGGACCAGTGATACTCTTCGGCATGGGTGGTGTAGGTGTTGAACTCTTCAAGGACTTTGCTGTAGGGCTACCTCCACTAAACCAAGTCCTTGCAAGGATGCTAATGGAGGAGACTAGGGTGCATAGACTGCTCAAGGGCTACAGGGATATACCAGCAGCAGATATGAGGGCATTGGAGCAGCTGCTTGTATCATTCTCCCAGATGCTTATAGATTTCCCAGAGATAGAGGAGGTTGATATAAACCCATTGCTTGTTCATGGTAAGAACATCATTGCTCTAGATGCAAGGATAGTAGTTGATGAGGCAAGGGCAAGTGCAAGAGCCAAGGCAAAGGCAGGCAAGGATCATGACCCTTATAGGCATCTTATCATAAGCCCTTATCCAAAGAGGTATGAGAGGTTATGGACGCTCAAGGATGGTAGGATAGTACTCCTTAGGCCTATAAAGCCTGAGGATGAGCCTCTCTGGCTCGATATGTTCAGGCATCTCTCGCAGGAGAGTGTGTATCAGAGGTTCTTCACAGTAATAAAGGATACACCACATGAGCAGATAGTTAGGTACTGTAACATAGACTATGCTAGGGAGATGAGCATAGTTGCTGAACTGAGCGAGGGTAGTATGAGGAGGATAATAGGTGTAGCAAGCCTTGTTATAGATGGGAGGAGGAGCAGGGATGGCTATAGAGAGGGTGAGATAGCAGTTATAGTTGCAGATCCATGGCAGGGATTAGGGCTTGGTACAAAACTTGTGGATTACATACTTGAGATAGCTGAGGATATGAATGTGAAGGTTGTTAATGCAGTTATGCTTGCAAATAATGCTAGGATAATAGATCTTATGAAGAGGATGGGCTTTAGGCTTGAGGCATTGGATGAAGATACACTAGTAGGCAGGCTTGAACTTGGTTAG
- a CDS encoding alpha/beta fold hydrolase, translating to MTMIEYVRSRSMPLPLVYNRLALEWMGVVSSMLKIYDTYSSIFYKALMMLLQEDGVSSKENPYMRMLNIMDAMLDEELKSERFAHLLTDYLDSWLSIHAMLKRIYPVRHYDIMLEDILAEQFRSYTRMLSFMLSTQNLPIDASGYDVVYIKGKVRLLHYRGGKGYPILIVYAMINRYHIMDVSKDKSVIRRLIEGGLDVYMLDWGHMGYEDEHLSLEDYIHILDEVVDKVREVSSKDRISMLGYCWGGIVSLIYASLYKQKLNSLIVMAAPVDFDKDDGILAVWAKAIDARRLVEEYGHMNGQALDIAFLLRNPVRYTVMKYLNLWKRINDRAFVETFYAVERWLYNTPTVPGRFYEQIIEDLYKGNMLVRGLLEVDGKRVDLKSIDIPLLTIVAENDDLTAPASTLAVNDHVSSKEKRVMSIPGGHVGLCISSIAHKQLWPNVARWVIEKARESSIEEANGRSVGGGKENQG from the coding sequence ATGACCATGATAGAGTACGTAAGGTCTAGGAGTATGCCATTACCACTTGTATACAACAGATTAGCATTAGAGTGGATGGGGGTTGTGAGCAGTATGCTCAAGATATACGATACATACTCTAGCATCTTCTATAAAGCGTTGATGATGCTATTGCAGGAGGATGGTGTGAGTAGCAAAGAGAACCCATACATGAGGATGCTTAACATCATGGATGCTATGCTTGATGAGGAGTTGAAGTCAGAGAGGTTTGCCCATCTGCTAACTGACTACCTTGACTCATGGCTAAGCATACATGCCATGCTTAAGAGGATCTATCCTGTGAGGCATTACGATATCATGCTTGAGGATATCCTTGCAGAGCAGTTCAGATCATATACAAGGATGCTCTCATTCATGCTATCAACGCAGAATCTCCCTATAGATGCAAGTGGTTATGATGTTGTGTACATTAAGGGCAAGGTTAGGCTTCTACACTACAGAGGAGGCAAAGGATACCCTATACTCATAGTCTATGCCATGATAAACAGGTATCATATAATGGATGTGAGCAAGGATAAGAGCGTAATAAGGAGGCTCATCGAAGGGGGTTTGGATGTGTACATGTTAGACTGGGGGCATATGGGTTATGAGGATGAACATCTCTCCCTTGAGGATTATATACATATACTTGATGAGGTTGTGGATAAGGTTAGAGAAGTTAGCAGTAAGGATAGGATATCAATGCTTGGCTACTGCTGGGGTGGTATAGTATCGCTCATCTATGCCTCACTCTACAAGCAGAAACTGAATAGCCTAATAGTCATGGCAGCACCAGTTGACTTCGATAAGGATGATGGTATACTTGCTGTATGGGCAAAGGCTATAGATGCGAGGAGGCTTGTTGAAGAGTATGGACATATGAATGGTCAAGCACTTGATATAGCATTCCTACTTCGCAATCCTGTAAGATATACGGTGATGAAGTATCTCAACCTATGGAAGAGGATCAACGATAGAGCATTCGTAGAGACGTTCTATGCAGTTGAGAGATGGCTCTACAACACACCAACTGTACCAGGAAGGTTCTATGAGCAGATAATAGAGGATCTATACAAGGGTAATATGCTAGTAAGAGGGTTGCTGGAGGTTGATGGTAAGAGGGTTGATCTTAAGAGCATCGATATTCCACTCCTTACAATAGTTGCTGAGAATGATGATCTTACAGCACCTGCATCAACACTTGCAGTTAACGACCATGTCTCAAGTAAGGAGAAGAGGGTTATGAGTATACCTGGAGGGCATGTTGGTCTATGCATAAGCAGCATTGCACACAAGCAACTCTGGCCTAATGTTGCAAGATGGGTTATTGAGAAGGCTAGGGAGTCTAGTATAGAAGAGGCAAATGGGAGGAGTGTAGGAGGGGGTAAGGAGAATCAGGGCTAG
- a CDS encoding antitoxin VapB family protein, whose protein sequence is MTKVISLSDEAYQALKKIKGKDESFSDVILRLIKEAAKRPLSEFAGRWMGSDIDLVLDMVLKEREEASSREVEIHSGYTRS, encoded by the coding sequence ATGACCAAGGTTATCTCACTATCCGATGAGGCTTATCAAGCCTTGAAGAAGATAAAGGGTAAGGATGAGTCATTCTCAGATGTTATACTCAGGCTCATCAAGGAAGCAGCAAAGAGGCCTTTATCGGAGTTTGCTGGTAGATGGATGGGCAGTGATATAGATCTTGTATTAGATATGGTTCTTAAGGAGAGGGAGGAGGCTTCATCAAGAGAGGTAGAGATACACTCAGGATATACCAGATCTTAG
- a CDS encoding sulfurtransferase TusA family protein — protein MGRIENCEFDDTLLYDTENLVWLKVEHPSSTPSSQWEGREEGDSITGRKTLVKIGITSILAYIAGRLTSVKIRPEGTEVEKGKSIASIESLRYFGVVRSPVRGRMVKINKLVVGKPKIVNDNPYGDGWIAVLEVSDAKDLDQLEPLEKCKHKLAEKIREMHVRCFSAFPDHEMVEIGVECAAVIPKLDELIARIEKGEVVHIVSDDPTADIEIVRWSEERGHELLEIRREEQLIHMLVRKSDGIRFIRVR, from the coding sequence ATGGGGAGGATAGAAAACTGTGAATTCGATGATACATTGCTATACGACACTGAGAATCTTGTATGGCTCAAGGTAGAACATCCTTCTTCAACCCCCTCATCTCAATGGGAAGGTAGAGAAGAAGGGGATAGTATAACTGGAAGGAAGACACTTGTAAAGATTGGGATAACAAGCATACTTGCATACATCGCTGGTAGGCTTACAAGTGTAAAGATAAGACCTGAAGGTACTGAGGTTGAGAAAGGTAAGAGTATAGCAAGTATTGAGAGCCTAAGGTACTTTGGTGTAGTAAGATCTCCTGTTAGAGGTAGGATGGTTAAGATAAACAAGTTGGTAGTAGGTAAGCCAAAGATAGTGAATGATAATCCATATGGAGATGGATGGATAGCAGTGCTAGAGGTTAGTGATGCTAAAGACCTTGATCAACTTGAGCCATTGGAGAAGTGCAAGCATAAACTTGCTGAGAAGATAAGAGAGATGCATGTAAGGTGCTTCTCTGCATTCCCTGACCATGAGATGGTGGAGATAGGGGTTGAGTGTGCTGCAGTTATACCAAAGCTGGATGAACTAATAGCAAGGATAGAGAAGGGGGAGGTTGTGCATATAGTATCTGATGATCCTACAGCAGATATAGAGATAGTTAGATGGAGTGAGGAGAGAGGACATGAACTCCTTGAGATAAGGAGGGAAGAGCAGTTGATACACATGCTGGTAAGGAAGTCTGATGGTATAAGGTTTATTAGGGTAAGATAA
- a CDS encoding sulfurtransferase, giving the protein MSYAHPEVLVSTQWVHEHLNDPKVRIAEVDYDPTSNYMLGHIPNAVLFDWKKDINDPLRRDILSKEACEDLLQRAGCNSDTILVLYGDFNNWFAAFAFWVFKYYGYEDVRLMNGGRKKWLEEDRPVTKDVPTFARGNWKARDPDRTIRVFRQYVESILGMKDKVLIDVRSPKEYTGEILAPPEYPTEAAQRGGHIPTAINIPWAQAVNEDGTFKSAEELRRLYESKGITKDKEVITYCRIGERSSHTWFVLKYLLGYPNVKNYDGSWSEWGNAVGLPIEK; this is encoded by the coding sequence ATGAGCTACGCACATCCTGAGGTGCTTGTAAGCACGCAATGGGTGCATGAGCATCTTAACGATCCAAAGGTTAGGATAGCAGAGGTAGACTACGATCCAACATCAAACTACATGCTTGGGCATATACCAAATGCTGTACTCTTCGACTGGAAGAAGGATATAAACGATCCATTGAGGAGGGATATACTGAGCAAGGAGGCATGTGAGGATCTATTGCAGAGAGCAGGGTGCAATAGTGATACAATATTGGTGCTGTATGGTGACTTTAACAACTGGTTTGCTGCATTCGCATTCTGGGTCTTCAAGTACTATGGGTATGAGGATGTAAGGCTTATGAATGGAGGGAGGAAGAAGTGGCTTGAAGAGGATAGACCTGTTACAAAGGATGTACCAACATTTGCTAGAGGTAACTGGAAGGCTAGAGATCCAGATAGAACTATCAGGGTATTCAGGCAGTACGTTGAGAGCATACTAGGCATGAAGGATAAAGTGCTGATAGATGTTAGATCTCCAAAGGAGTACACTGGTGAGATACTCGCTCCACCAGAGTACCCAACTGAAGCAGCACAGAGGGGAGGGCATATACCTACTGCAATAAACATACCATGGGCACAGGCAGTGAATGAGGATGGTACATTCAAGAGCGCTGAGGAGTTGAGGAGGTTGTATGAGAGTAAAGGAATAACCAAGGATAAGGAGGTTATAACTTACTGCAGGATAGGTGAGAGATCATCCCATACATGGTTTGTGCTGAAGTACCTTCTAGGCTATCCAAATGTGAAGAACTACGATGGCTCATGGAGCGAGTGGGGTAACGCTGTGGGGCTACCTATAGAGAAGTAA
- a CDS encoding succinate dehydrogenase, with product MRESSIMKIHYYTGLAAIVLVAIHILFRLTVPEGYSASLEYENVIANYKNISYSLVLELILVTVAIHGFNGLRVILLELRQGDGWESAVKWLCIAGAVAVIAYGTRTILLASMMT from the coding sequence ATTAGGGAGAGCAGTATAATGAAGATTCACTACTACACTGGCCTTGCAGCTATAGTCCTTGTAGCAATACACATACTCTTCAGACTAACTGTGCCAGAGGGTTACAGTGCTAGTTTAGAGTATGAGAATGTTATAGCAAACTACAAGAACATCTCATACTCACTAGTCCTAGAACTGATACTTGTTACTGTTGCTATACATGGGTTCAATGGACTTAGGGTTATACTGCTTGAGTTGAGGCAAGGAGATGGATGGGAGAGTGCTGTTAAATGGCTCTGTATTGCTGGTGCAGTAGCAGTAATAGCATATGGAACAAGAACCATACTCCTTGCAAGCATGATGACGTAG